From a region of the Hymenobacter jejuensis genome:
- the gcvT gene encoding glycine cleavage system aminomethyltransferase GcvT, producing the protein MAEELKTVTLNDLHQQLGAKMVPFAGYNMPVRYSSDLDEHHTVRRAVGIFDVSHMGEFRVRGPQALDLIQRVTSNDASKLTDGKAQYSCLPNNDGGIVDDLLVYRLAENDYLLVVNASNIEKDWNWISQHNTQSAEMENISDQISLFAVQGPKAIDALQSLTDVDLKSIPYYSFVQGTFAGAEDVIISATGYTGAGGFELYVPNKSAREVWDKVMLAGKEFGIKPIGLGARDTLRLEMGYCLYGNDIDDSTSPLEGGLGWITKFTKEFTNSAAIKQQKEQGVSRKLVGFLMDSGGIPRSHYPLVNEAGEPIGEVTSGTQSPSLSKGVGLGYVKTEYSQPGSQIFVQVRGKNLPATVTKLPFVKGTE; encoded by the coding sequence ATGGCCGAAGAACTCAAAACTGTTACCCTCAACGATTTGCACCAGCAATTGGGCGCCAAAATGGTGCCGTTTGCGGGGTATAACATGCCCGTGCGGTATTCCTCCGACCTCGACGAGCACCACACGGTGCGCCGGGCGGTAGGCATTTTTGACGTGTCGCACATGGGCGAGTTTCGGGTGCGCGGCCCGCAGGCGCTGGACCTGATTCAGCGCGTGACCAGCAACGACGCCAGCAAGCTCACCGACGGCAAGGCCCAGTATTCGTGTCTGCCCAACAACGATGGCGGCATCGTTGACGACTTGTTGGTGTACCGACTGGCCGAAAACGATTACCTGCTGGTCGTCAACGCCTCGAACATTGAAAAGGACTGGAACTGGATCAGCCAGCACAACACGCAAAGTGCCGAAATGGAAAACATTTCAGACCAGATCAGCCTGTTTGCGGTGCAAGGCCCGAAAGCAATTGACGCCCTTCAAAGCCTCACCGACGTTGACCTGAAGAGCATTCCGTATTACTCCTTCGTGCAAGGCACTTTTGCCGGCGCCGAAGACGTAATCATTTCAGCTACAGGCTATACTGGTGCCGGTGGCTTTGAGCTGTACGTGCCCAACAAATCGGCGCGCGAGGTGTGGGATAAAGTAATGCTGGCTGGTAAAGAGTTCGGTATCAAGCCGATAGGCTTGGGAGCCCGCGACACCTTGCGTCTGGAAATGGGGTATTGCCTCTACGGCAACGACATCGACGATAGTACGTCGCCGCTGGAAGGCGGCTTGGGCTGGATCACGAAGTTTACCAAAGAATTTACCAATTCGGCCGCCATCAAGCAGCAGAAGGAGCAAGGTGTCAGCCGCAAACTCGTTGGTTTTCTGATGGACTCCGGCGGCATTCCACGCAGCCATTATCCGTTGGTCAACGAGGCCGGCGAGCCGATTGGCGAGGTAACTTCCGGCACCCAATCGCCTTCCCTGAGCAAAGGCGTAGGCTTGGGCTATGTAAAAACCGAGTACAGCCAACCCGGTAGCCAGATTTTTGTGCAGGTACGCGGCAAAAACCTGCCTGCCACTGTCACCAAGCTGCCTTTTGTAAAAGGCACGGAATAA